The following are from one region of the Acidimicrobiales bacterium genome:
- a CDS encoding alanine racemase, with product MPAVEDLQTPALLVDAGAFKSNIATMSWALPGARLRPHVKAHKCTELARRQAEAGHRTFCAATIKEMEAMAAAGLGEDLLLANEVVDASRLSPLVRNGARVTVAVDSDETVDAAKRAGVREVLIDVNVGLPRCGCDPDSAAKLADAARAAGLEVRGVMGYEGHAVGLADRAERTRQVEEAMGVLAKAHAQVGGDIVSAGGTGSYDINRVANEIQAGSYALMDTAYAALGLPFANALTVIATVISVNHAGWAVADCGLKALGMDHGNPSMADGSLVWFCSDEHITFSPPEGGSLPRVGDRVQVVPAHVDPTVAYHEYLHVYDPGTNKVEEVWPVDMRGW from the coding sequence ATGCCAGCCGTCGAAGACCTCCAGACCCCGGCGCTGCTCGTGGACGCCGGCGCCTTCAAGTCCAACATCGCAACGATGTCCTGGGCTCTTCCCGGCGCAAGGCTGAGGCCGCACGTGAAGGCCCACAAGTGCACCGAGCTCGCACGACGTCAGGCGGAGGCAGGTCACCGCACGTTCTGCGCGGCGACGATCAAAGAGATGGAGGCGATGGCTGCGGCCGGTCTCGGCGAGGACCTCCTGCTCGCCAACGAGGTTGTCGACGCCTCACGGCTGTCCCCCCTCGTCCGGAACGGCGCTCGGGTCACCGTCGCCGTGGACTCCGACGAGACAGTCGACGCGGCGAAGCGGGCCGGTGTCCGCGAGGTTCTCATCGACGTCAACGTCGGCCTCCCCCGCTGCGGCTGCGACCCCGACAGCGCCGCCAAGCTGGCCGATGCGGCGCGCGCCGCGGGCCTCGAGGTGCGCGGTGTGATGGGATACGAGGGCCACGCGGTGGGGCTTGCCGACCGAGCGGAGCGGACCCGCCAGGTCGAGGAAGCGATGGGCGTCCTCGCCAAGGCGCACGCGCAGGTTGGCGGCGACATCGTGTCCGCCGGAGGCACCGGGAGCTACGACATCAACAGGGTTGCCAACGAGATCCAAGCGGGCTCCTATGCGCTCATGGACACGGCGTACGCCGCTCTCGGCCTGCCGTTCGCGAACGCGCTCACGGTCATCGCCACCGTGATCTCCGTCAACCATGCGGGTTGGGCCGTGGCCGATTGCGGGCTCAAGGCGCTCGGGATGGACCACGGCAACCCTTCCATGGCCGACGGGTCGCTGGTGTGGTTCTGCTCCGACGAGCACATCACGTTCTCGCCGCCGGAGGGCGGCTCGCTCCCGAGGGTCGGCGACCGCGTCCAGGTAGTGCCGGCGCACGTCGACCCGACCGTGGCGTACCACGAGTACCTGCACGTGTACGACCCGGGGACGAACAAGGTGGAAGAGGTGTGGCCGGTCGACATGCGCGGCTGGTGA